AACtccaaccttaatgctaaccatttaaaatcagtgcttagacttaacaACAACCAgtggcgtttttacagactgaCTCATGAAAAACGTACGTTAACCATATTCCCTTCCTTCCAGCAccgatttacttaccaatatacacgTACTTGCGAACAACTGATTAAATTTTTGTTCATGTTTcgtactttcaatttcaacccaggttaaaattaaatttaactggattgaaatcatttcaacctgaatttcaaatttacctgtaacatatactaaaacaattattcttttcaatctcggtgaaaagtggcagaatatttacctcgctgcTTTGCGGCTAGGCTTTTACACAAGTTGCTCGGATATCTCTCAAAAGTTGCCccaaaaattttcaaaagttgCCCAAAAGTTGCTCATTTCACGagaaagttgctcaaaagttgcttttTATCAACTCAAAAAATCAGTTTCTACTACTGATGAAAGTAAATCTTTGCACATCTATACGagttatttacttatttatgtTTTCCTTTCTACTCGCTGACATTAGTATACCTACAGAGATGATATTTTAGTCCCTCCACCTGTGTATCTTATTCTACATCAGTTTATGGGAGTCTTTTAAATATCGGCTATTCACCTTCAAGAAAAATCATGCTATTTAACATTCACTGATgttaacaaacaaaacaatatttgaaaATATCTACAATTTTGATGACTGCCATATTCGCTTTTGTGTTCACTATGATGAATCACTGAATCGTCTTTCTCTGGTTGTTATTGTAGCGCAGCATAACAGAAGCTTCAACAGTTTCCTCAAGTGCATTCTCCTGTAGATGGGTGAAAAAGTGATTCATGAGGCTGAATACTCGTTCAGCCGAAGCAGAACTTGGCTGCACTAGAAGTAGCTTCCGGACAACAGCAGACCAATTGCGAAGGGTGCGTGCATGCCTCGCCCACCACTGTACCTTCTCCTCTTCTTCCTCAATAACTGTGCCGTCAGCAGCCGCTAGGTAACGTGGAAGCTCGCTAACAAGGCCATCAATAGTTGCATCATTATTGAGGAAACTGAACTTTCGGAGCTCTGCCACAGATGCGGCACTTGGGTGGAGGTTTTGGACTTGGACTGGGCAGCATAGCCTTGCACTTTTAAAAGCACGGACAAGGTCATGAAACTCTTGGCTGAACTTCCGTTGGAAGAAACGAAGCCCAGGGCTTATGCACTGCTTTGGCCTTGTCACAAGCTGATTGCACAAAGCCAGGTTTCCATTGGCTTGCCAGCTGGCCACTCCCTCAAGGTTAGGATATGCATCAACTGCCACCGAGTGTGACACACTAGCTAGGCGCTCATAGCAACTGAATATAAGAGGCCCATCCCCTTCTAGATAGTAGCTAGCTGTGACAAAGTGTGATCCTCCATCAATCAGTGCTGCTAGCTCCAACTCGAGTTCTTTAGCATCAGATGCATCATTAAAGATGTCCAAGAGTTGTCCAGTTGTAGCAGGAGCAAGATGGTCGTTCTCGTTCTCCCTTAAAAAGGGTGTTACATCCCCAAAGTACTCTAGTACTTGTTTCATAACTTCCCACTTGCTCCACCATCTTGTTGCGCTATATGTTTTCATAGCTGTTCCGGTTCTAGTCTTCCAAGCTAGCCGTACTGCAGCACTGTGGGAGAACATGGATACCCAAAAAAATCGGTCTAAGACACGGAACTCAAAATGTTTTCCAACGTTGTCGATGGTGTGAGAGAAACACGTTATGTCTAGCAGCtgaggaaaaaagaacttaacCTGCTCCAAAGCAGCATGATTGACCGCGGCTCCGTCTTTCATGGCTGCAAGGAGTACACCAGGGCGGATTGAATATACAATAGCCAAAGAATGGATCAGGCATTGAGCAAGTTCGTTCGCTTTTAAACTCTTAGCCAAGACTTGATTGAAGTCTTATTAGGCGCTGCTGCACATTCCACTCAT
The Montipora capricornis isolate CH-2021 chromosome 10, ASM3666992v2, whole genome shotgun sequence genome window above contains:
- the LOC138019180 gene encoding uncharacterized protein, with the protein product MKTYSATRWWSKWEVMKQVLEYFGDVTPFLRENENDHLAPATTGQLLDIFNDASDAKELELELAALIDGGSHFVTASYYLEGDGPLIFSCYERLASVSHSVAVDAYPNLEGVASWQANGNLALCNQLVTRPKQCISPGLRFFQRKFSQEFHDLVRAFKSARLCCPVQVQNLHPSAASVAELRKFSFLNNDATIDGLVSELPRYLAAADGTVIEEEEEKVQWWARHARTLRNWSAVVRKLLLVQPSSASAERVFSLMNHFFTHLQENALEETVEASVMLRYNNNQRKTIQ